Proteins from a single region of Psilocybe cubensis strain MGC-MH-2018 chromosome 3, whole genome shotgun sequence:
- a CDS encoding Solute carrier family 41 member 1, whose product MNPNSPGHDSLESDIEMIDVREATSPPKLHQNGHIHPDPEWDDDDETLPNDDGSRGLLSGNAERTRFETKSVKKWPQVKSIVVESAPALLMTTVSLLFTGKLLDKVSHWRAMQEVDQLIMIIPVVLNLNGNLEMNLSARLGTAANIGELDDPTVRRSMIMGSLALLQVQTVSVSFIAACIALVLGRFVPHNGPENAPSLSNNSTTTVVRDLATFSLEHVVRDVEVGRKSGIPTLIMVAATTMAAAALSGVILGSFMCTLIVLCRKFDRDPDNIAPAVASCLGDLVTLVLVGFVSTLLIPFIRTPIPFIVACLVLGIAISCFIYVLKNERVRPLLKEGWSPLFGAMAISSGTGIVLDMFVSRYEGFAVLAIVISGLPGAAGSILVSRLSTALHAAKLALNNALPSYSTPHKHPEPSPLLTMVTLLLITLPVEVVFLSVLDGLGWLNLPILSLHR is encoded by the exons ATGAACCCAAATTCACCAGGTCACGACTCACTAGAATCAGACATTGAAATGATTGATGTCCGTGAGGCTACGTCGCCGCCGAAACTCCACCAGAACGGTCACATTCACCCAGATCCTGAAtgggacgacgatgacgagacTTTGCCGAATGACGATGGGAGTAGAGGACTGTTGAGCGGGAATGCTGAGAGGACGCGGTTTGAGACGAAGTCTGTGAAGAAATGGCCCCAGGTGAAGAGTATTGTCGTCGAG AGTGCCCCGGCACTCCTTATGACGACGGTCAGTCTGTTATTTACAGGGAAATTGTTGGATAAAGTATCA CACTGGCGCGCTATGCAAGAAGTCGACCAACTCATCATGATCATTCCCGTCGTATTAAACCTCAATGGCAATCTAGAGATGAATCTTTCTGCTCGCTTAGGCACTGCTGCCAACATTGGCGAACTAGACGACCCCACAGTCAGGCGGTCCATGATAATGGGTAGTTTGGCTCTTCTTCAAGTGCAAACTGTCTCGGTTTCATTCATTGCGGCTTGCATTGCCCTTGTTCTGGGTCGTTTCGTTCCACATAACGGGCCTGAAAATGCGCCATCTTTGTCCAACAATTCCACGACCACCGTGGTCCGCGATCTGGCAACGTTTTCATTGGAGCACGTAGTTCGAGACGTGGAAGTTGGCCGAAAATCCGGAATCCCAAC ATTGATTATGGTGGCGGCGACTACGATGGCTGCAGCGGCACTTTCGGGGGTTATTCTCGGTTCATTTATGTGTACCCTCATCGTACTGTGCCGAAAGTTTGACCGGGACCCAGACAATATAGCACCCGCCGTGGCATCCTGCTTGGGAGATTTGGTTACCCTCGTTCTTGTGGGATTTGTTTCCACTCTGCTTATACCCTTCATCCGCACTCCAATACCCTTCATCGTCGCATGTCTTGTCCTCGGCATTGCCATCAGCTGCTTTATTTACGTCCTGAAAAATGAGCGTGTGCGCCCGCTGTTAAAAGAAGGGTGGTCCCCTTTATTTGGCGCTATGGCTATTAGCAGCGGCACTGGTATCGTGTTGGACATGTTCGTCAGCCGGTACGAAGGTTTCGCCGTTCTAGCCATTGTGATATCAGGACTTCCAGGGGCTGCAGGTTCAATCTTAGTTTCGAGACTGTCGACAGCTCTTCACGCAGCAAAATTGGCATTAAACAATGCTCTTCCATCATACTCCACACCCCATAAACATCCAGAACCTAGTCCCCTTCTCACTATGGTCACCCTACTCCTCATCACGCTACCCGTAGAAGTCGTATTCCTATCCGTTTTAGATGGCCTAGGTTGGCTTAACCTTCCGATATT GTCTTTGCATCGCTAA
- a CDS encoding Cytochrome P450 monooxygenase 205 encodes MIEIRDAENSVKHEEWVNQYGSTIRYKGFFGRSRFYTVDVKAVNHILMNNNIYQKPESVRYNLGRILGNGVLVVEGDKHKQQNPAFGAVQIRELTEIFIEKSIQLRDAWASETNKEGSNGRIDVLSWLSKMTLDVIGIAGFNYKFDALSTDPTKKKNELNEAFSTIFRSGTRMSLIPIIRGLVPALRFLPAENDAEAKIASETMARIGNELLRDSKAAVLEEDKNGKTVKASFQRRDLLSLLLKANMSTNLPENQRMSDEDVLAQVPTFLVAGHETTSTATTWALYHLTQSPEVQRKLRNELLNVSTDNPTMDELNALPYLDMVVRESLRVTPPVPSTMRIAEQDDVIPLSQPVKDRHGNILDRIRITKGQTVLIPILALNRAKSIWGEDAAEYRPERWQHIPEGAGTIPGVWGNMMTFLGGPRACIGYRFSLVEMKALLFTLIRAFEFELAVDPSDIMKKSTIVQRPLLKSDPEGGNQMPLILRSVKV; translated from the exons ATGATCGAAATTCGTGACGCT GAAAACTCGGTCAAACACGAAGAATGGGTTAACCAGTACGGCTCGACGATCAGATACAAAGGGTTCTTTGGG AGAAGTCGCTTTTACACCGTAGATGTCAAGGCAGTAAACCATATTTTGATGAACAACAATATATATCAGAAGCCGGAATCGGTGCGTTATAATTTGGGACGAATCCTTGGAAATGGGGTATTAGTGGTGGAGGGAGACAAACACAAACAGCAG AACCCAGCGTTTGGTGCTGTGCAAATCAGAGAGTTGACAGAGATTTTCATTGAGAAATCTATCCAA CTTCGCGACGCGTGGGCATCAGAAACCAATAAAGAAGGATCGAATGGCAGAATTGACGTGCTATCGTGGCTCAGCAAAATGACGCTTGATGTGATTGGGATCGCAG GTTTCAACTACAAGTTTGATGCCCTATCAACTGATccgacaaagaaaaagaacgagTTGAACGAAGCGTTTTCAACCATCTTTCGTTCGGGCACTCGTATGTCCTTAATTCCTATCATCAGAGGACTGGTTCCCGCTTTGCGTTTTCTT CCGGCTGAAAACGATGCAGAAGCAAAGATTGCATCAGAAACAATGGCCCGCATCGGAAATGAATTGTTGAGAGATAGTAAGGCCGCTGTACTGGAAGAAGATAAAAATGGTAAAACTGTGAAGGCATCTTTCCAGAGACGCGACCTTCTGTCCCTTTTGCTCAAAGCCAATATGTCAACCAATCTGCCAGAAAATCAGCGAATGTCAGATGAAGACGTTCTCGCCC AGGTTCCAACATTTTTAGTCGCAGGCCACGAGACAACAAG TACTGCGACAACCTGGGCATTGTATCACCTCACTCAAAGCCCGGAGGTTCAACGCAAACTTCGCAACGAACTTCTTAATGTCTCAACGGACAACCCAACTATGGACGAACTGAATGCTTTGCCATATCTCGATATGGTTGTCCGGGAGTCGCTGAGAGTCACCCCTCCTGTACCATCCACCATGCGTATAGCCGAACAGGACGATGTCATTCCCCTTAGTCAACCAGTCAAAGATAGACACGGGAACATACTGGACAGAATCAG AATAACTAAGGGCCAAACAGTCCTAATTCCCATTCTCGCTTTGAATCGCGCAAAATCCATTTGGGGTGAAGATGCGGCTGAATACAG ACCTGAAAGATGGCAACATATCCCTGAGGGTGCAGGAACCATTCCCGGTGTCTGGGGAAATATGATGACCTTTCTCGGTGGACCTAGGGCGTGTATTGGATACCGCTTTTCTCTAGTCGA GATGAAAGCTCTGTTGTTTACACTCATTAGGGCATTTGAATTTGAGTTGGCAGTAGATCCAAGCGACATCATGAAGAAGTCGACTATAGTCCAACGGCCCCTCCTGAAGTCGGATCCCGAGGGTGGAAACCAAATGCCGCTGATCCTCAGATCAGTCAAAGTGTAG